CCTACGATCAGGTTTCCAGCGGCATGACCGGCCATCGTGAAGCTGTGCAGGTGCATTTCGACCCGACACAGGTCACCTACCGTGAAATTATCGACCATTACTGGAAGTATTTTGATCCTACCGATGAGGGCGGGTCTTTCGGTGATCGCGGCTTCCATTACACGTCCGCGATTTTCTATCATTCAGAAGCTCAGCGAGAAACCGCCGAGGCATCGAAGAAGGCTTTGGATGCGTCCGAACGCCTCGACGGACAGGTTGTGACCCCTATCCTGCCGTTCACCACGTTCTATGTCGCCGAAGACTATCACCAGAATTACTCGCGCACCTGCCCGCTCAGATACAAGACCTATCGCAAATTCTCCGGGCGCGACCAATATGTTAAGGAAACCTGGGGTGATGATGCTAAGATCAAGCCCAAGGGCGCAACCCCGCAGCCGTGCCCTTTGCCCGGTGCCTACGTCAAGCCGGAAGACGGCACAATCAAGAAGTCTCTGACCCCGTTGCAATACAAGGTGACGCAGGAGAACGGTACGGAGCGGCCTTTTGACAACGAATTTTGGGACAACAAGCGTGACGGTATCTATGTGGATGTGGTCACGGGTGAACCTTTATTCTCGTCCAGAGACAAGTTTGATTCCGGCACTGGCTGGCCGAGTTTTACCCGGCCCATTCAGAAGGAAAATGTTGTCGAGAATGTGGATTCGACCTTTGGCATGGTGCGGACTGAGGTTCGCAGCAAGGCCGGGGACTC
The genomic region above belongs to uncultured Pseudodesulfovibrio sp. and contains:
- the msrB gene encoding peptide-methionine (R)-S-oxide reductase MsrB, giving the protein MTMKKTMLLGLGALLLVVGLSSIVFTFQGDKAMTDTHNEEIATLASGCFWCTESDLEKVPGVLKVVSGYAGGEEKNPTYDQVSSGMTGHREAVQVHFDPTQVTYREIIDHYWKYFDPTDEGGSFGDRGFHYTSAIFYHSEAQRETAEASKKALDASERLDGQVVTPILPFTTFYVAEDYHQNYSRTCPLRYKTYRKFSGRDQYVKETWGDDAKIKPKGATPQPCPLPGAYVKPEDGTIKKSLTPLQYKVTQENGTERPFDNEFWDNKRDGIYVDVVTGEPLFSSRDKFDSGTGWPSFTRPIQKENVVENVDSTFGMVRTEVRSKAGDSHLGHLFDDGPRPTGQRYCINSASLRFVAKEDLEDEGYGEFLKLFE